The window GTATATGCTAAATGCATATATATTTTTATATGTTATTTTCATTTTTTACACTCTTCATTTTTTTATAAACTACTTTATATACATGGGCTCGCAAAAGGATTCCTTGTAAAATACGTTTAACTTTCATTTTAATATTTGGAAAACTAGCATATTTCAGCATCTTTAAATACTCTTTAGAATACTTAATATATATTCTTTTGTTATTGCTATTTATTCCAAAATTAATTGCTTCTAGATCAGATACTAAATTGGAATAAACAGCTAAACCATAATTAGGAAATTGAATTAATCTTATTCTGTTTAATATCTTTCTAGAAACAGTTAATCCATCCATTACTCTTTTTTCAGTATATTTACCAGATAATCCCGATTGATTATCACAATACCAATAGTATGCATTGCTATCTCTAACAATTTTGCAATTCCAATTATTAAATAAGATCGTACAAATACTGAGATAATCCTCCTTATAGGATATTCCCTCATCAAATAAAACATTTTTCCATAAAGAACGTTTAAAAATAAAACCAAAAAGATATGTATTAATATATCCGGCAAGTATTTTGTTTAAAAGTTCTTTGGCAGTTATATCATTTTCGTCTACTAGACAATTATTAATCACGGATTCAGCTTTATCTGAAGATAATGATGAAATTACATTAATAGGAAAGATTGCTATATCAGATTTAGTGGATTTTATTTTATTAACATATTTTTCAATAAAAAGTTTTTCAATTTTATCATCTGCATCAATAAATATTAAATATTCTCCACTAGCATGTTGCAGTCCAAGGTTTCTTGCAGAACTAACTCCTTTATTTTCTTGATGATATAATTCAAATCGATTATCATGGGTTTCTTCAATATATTTTTTTACAATTAAATAGCTCTCATCTTTAGACCCATCATCCACTATAATATATTCAGAATTTTGATACGTTTGCTCACTTAATTCATTCAATAATCTTCTAATAGATTCATCGGAATTATACATGGGGATAATAACACTTACTTTATTCATTTAATTTTTCCTTATTATTGAGTAAATATGAATATACAGTTTCTTGACCATCAGAAGTTAATAAATCGTAATTTTGATGAAAGTTAAGTTTATTAAATAAATTTTTATATAAAAACTTATTTACTTTTGCTGACATCGGATCATTCAGTAATTTTACCAGCCCTAATATATCCTGTTTATTTTTAAACAATTGCTCATTCACTAAATCGTTTAACCATGTTTCCTTTTCAATAGCAATATTTAAAATATTTTCAATTAACAGATAATTAATCAGATCATCTTCATTCTTTATATAAGTCTCCATTAAATCGAAGGCAAAACTAAATACTTTTTTACTTCTATCACTGCTATTTCTTCCTAGTAAAAAAGGAGACAATTTATTTGTTATATCTTTCTTTTGTGCTTCTTTTCTTATAACCGCAAAAAAATCCATAGAAAACACGTCATCTGGGATAGGTTTTGATACAAAAATCGTAGAATCTAACCATAAAGCCGAATGCTTTTTTAAAATATTTAATCTGATATAATCTGACTCTAATTGTATTGAAAATTTTTTACTTAAAAATTTTTCTTTAACGATTGGATCATAATCCACCCAATCAGATAAATTTTCTCGATCGAGCACAACTACTTTATGCCCATTAGAATTCCTTCGCATACTCTGTATACACATTTTTACTAATGGAGGCGCATTCTTTTCACCTTGATACCATAATACAAAAATTGGGGATTTCTTTATTTTATTCATTAAAATATTTCTCCACTATATCTCCATAATTTTCCAACAAATATTTTCTTATGTATTTATCTCGTTTCAAAGTAATATAATGTTCAAATTTTGAAGAACTACGGTGACACATTAATATTAAAATTTCAAATATTATATATTGTATCCCATATTTTTTTATTCTTTTAGGTTTTGTTATTAATGCAAAGCGTCTACTAAAGTTCGAAATCAAATTTTTCATACTTACTACCCTAATAATTTTTGATACTCATGTTCTAAATTTTGAGCACAATCTTTAATATCATAAGAATTATAAATTTTTAAATTAGTTCTATCATGTTTTATATTTTTTTCTTCCATTATTTTTCTAGCCCATTCTTCAGCACTTAATGGAAGAAATTCTACAGAATCACTAATCTTTGCTGCATAGGGCACATTCTTCGATAATAAACATGGTAATCCAGCATATTGTGCTTCAATTGCAACCATGCCTAATCCTTCCCATCGAGAGGGCAACACAAACAAATCAAACATGGAGTAGTATTTATTAACTTTACTAGTAGAAGGCAAAATTAAGAAATACTTTTCTAAAGACATTTTTTTAATATCCTGAATCAATGATTTTTTTTCTTCACCATCGCCAATTAAAATCATTTTAAATACTACGTTTTTTTGCGCTAAAATTTTTGCAACCTCTAGCAAAAATTCTTGATTTTTCTGTCTCCAAAAAAGTCCAACATGTCCAATGACAAACATATCATCTGATACATTATATTTTTTTCGAAGAGATTGTCTTGCTTTTCTATTGTATTGTATTGATTCTACGTCAATACCATTTTTTATAATCTCATATTTATTTTCACCATATAATTTTTTGCCAGCATCATCACTGCTTGCAAACCGTCTATCAGTATGTTCATTAAGATATCGAGAAAATAATTTGCTTATTAATTTTGCTTGATATTCTGTATTATGCGTATGAGTAATTTTTTTTGCATTTGAAGATGAACAAGCTAAAAGTTCAATTGCCATGGTAGCGCTATTGCCATGTATATGAATTACATCATAATTTCCATTTTTTATTATTTTTTTTAATCCAAAATAATACTTAAATAAATTCTTCTTCCTTGGTAAATTATATAATTTAGTTTTATTTTCTAATGGCATTGTTTTCAAAATCTTAGGATCAAAATTTCTAGAAACAATATCAATTTGATTTTCATGCTTTAATTCATTATAGTAATTTCGTATGTGAATAGGAATTCCACTCAACTTAAAATTAACAGTACAAATTTCTAAAATTTTCACGTCTAGTTCACCAAGATTTCGATAATCTTACTTAATTTTTCATTAAATTGCTTGTTATTACTGCTTTCACCAGAGTTTTTAGTTTTCACAACTTTATCGTAGTTTTTAATTGTATTAGCAAGCTGCTCTATATCATAAACAGGAATTATATTATTCATTCTTTTATCAATTAATTCAGTAAAATCAACCTGATGATTATTAACATGTTCATGATATTTTTCCTGTCTTGGGACAACAATCGGTACCTTTCCAAATTGAAGTGCTTCAATGAAACTTGACGGTCCACCATGAGTAATTACAATACGTGCCTCTTTTAAAGTATTTTGCATTTCTTCAAAAGACATCATTTTATGATTATCACAATGAACTGGTTGATACGTACTAAACCCAGTTTGAATAACTACTTTTTCTTTGATCGTGCCGTCAGCTACTAAATCATCTATTTTTTTTACTAAACGATTAAAGGGCTGCTCATGTGTTCCTACAGTAACAAAAATCATTCTATCACCTTAAAAAATACTTCCTAAATTAATTGCTTTAGGATAAACTTTCTTCATTTCTTCCCATTCAACAATAAACTTATCTGTTATAGGATACACAAGTTTTCCTGTAATTGTTGGTTTATCATATCTATCAAAAACTTCGATATAAACGGTTTTTGCTCCCATTAATTTTCCGATATAAAAAAATGGAACTGCTACTGCAGCCCCACTAGAAATAATTACATCAGGACGTTCTTTACGGAGCACTTTAATTGCTAAAAAAGTATTACGAATCAAGTTTTTTAAATTACGGTTTGTTGGATAGTGACAACCATACATCTTTTCTCCCTTGAGTTTACTTCTTGCATCTTCTTTATCAAAAGTAACCCAAAATCTATCTTTATTCTGCCAAAAGGGTTTTAACATATAAAGATGAGTTAAGTGTCCGCCACTTGAACCAACTAAACAAACTTTCATACTTTTAACATTTCTCCTTAATATGCACTATTTGGATGAATAACAACTCCAACAGTTTTCAATAAAATCTTAAAATCAAACCATAAACTACTATTATTAATATATTCAAGATCTAATTCTACCATTTCATCAAAATCTGCGTCATTACGCTTAGTTACTTGCCAAAGGCCCGTACAACCTGGTATTACAATTAAACGCAATTTATCATATGGCGTATAATCTTCTACTTCCATTGGTAGAGGTGGTCTTGGTCCAACTAAAGACATATCGCCTTTCAAGACGTTCCAAAGTTGAGGCAATTCATCTAAGCTATATTTTCTTATTACATGACCAACTTTTGTTACACGAGGGTCATCTTTAATTTTAAACATAGCCCCATCAATTTCGTTTTGTTCTTCTAATTGTTCTACCATTTTATCGGCATTGACAATCATAGAACGAAACTTCCACATTTTGAAAGGTTTCTCATCTTTTCCAATTCTTTCTTGTGAGTAAAAGGCTGGACCACCATCTTCTTTTTTAATCAAGATAATTAACACTAAAAAAAGTGGCGATAATAATATCAAAGCTATTCCGCTAGCTAAAACATCAAATCCCCTTTTAATAACATGATAGCCCCAACGTCCTTTAACTTTTGACGGATCTAGTTTTATTTTCTTAACCTCTTGTGCCATCATTTAAAACTCTATCCCCCAATAAATTTAAAATAACCAAAATCTTTTCTTTTTCTTCAATGGTCTCCAATTTAAGTTAACGTTATCAGAATTAATAATATTTCGTGCATTTTGCTTAAAACTATTAGCAACATCCAATCCTTGCGTCTTTTCTAACTTTTCATAAGCATCATGCATTCGACTTTCACGTTTTGGCAATGTATGAGCATCTGAAGCAAAAGTTGCCACTTGTCCTGCTTCTACAAATCTATCAGCTAATTTTTCAATTTCTTTACCGAATACTCCCACATACGAACTAGCTGTAATTTGAGTTAAACACCCTTGTTCGATAAATTCCTGTAACTTTTCCGGATGGGCTAAGATCCCAGAATTTCTCTCAGGGTGAACAATGATTGGTGTAATACCACGACCGAGCAACTTAAAAGTCATATCCTTGGCATAAGTTGGTACATCTTCACTTGGAAATTCCAATAACATATATCTGCCATCTTCATCACAAAACAGAATATCATCATCATCCAGGGCTTGAGGTAAATTACCATTTAAACGA of the Lactobacillus isalae genome contains:
- a CDS encoding glycosyltransferase, translating into MKILEICTVNFKLSGIPIHIRNYYNELKHENQIDIVSRNFDPKILKTMPLENKTKLYNLPRKKNLFKYYFGLKKIIKNGNYDVIHIHGNSATMAIELLACSSSNAKKITHTHNTEYQAKLISKLFSRYLNEHTDRRFASSDDAGKKLYGENKYEIIKNGIDVESIQYNRKARQSLRKKYNVSDDMFVIGHVGLFWRQKNQEFLLEVAKILAQKNVVFKMILIGDGEEKKSLIQDIKKMSLEKYFLILPSTSKVNKYYSMFDLFVLPSRWEGLGMVAIEAQYAGLPCLLSKNVPYAAKISDSVEFLPLSAEEWARKIMEEKNIKHDRTNLKIYNSYDIKDCAQNLEHEYQKLLG
- a CDS encoding glycosyltransferase, with the translated sequence MIFVTVGTHEQPFNRLVKKIDDLVADGTIKEKVVIQTGFSTYQPVHCDNHKMMSFEEMQNTLKEARIVITHGGPSSFIEALQFGKVPIVVPRQEKYHEHVNNHQVDFTELIDKRMNNIIPVYDIEQLANTIKNYDKVVKTKNSGESSNNKQFNEKLSKIIEILVN
- the pssD gene encoding PssD/Cps14F family polysaccharide biosynthesis glycosyltransferase, encoding MKVCLVGSSGGHLTHLYMLKPFWQNKDRFWVTFDKEDARSKLKGEKMYGCHYPTNRNLKNLIRNTFLAIKVLRKERPDVIISSGAAVAVPFFYIGKLMGAKTVYIEVFDRYDKPTITGKLVYPITDKFIVEWEEMKKVYPKAINLGSIF
- a CDS encoding capsular polysaccharide synthesis protein — its product is MNKIKKSPIFVLWYQGEKNAPPLVKMCIQSMRRNSNGHKVVVLDRENLSDWVDYDPIVKEKFLSKKFSIQLESDYIRLNILKKHSALWLDSTIFVSKPIPDDVFSMDFFAVIRKEAQKKDITNKLSPFLLGRNSSDRSKKVFSFAFDLMETYIKNEDDLINYLLIENILNIAIEKETWLNDLVNEQLFKNKQDILGLVKLLNDPMSAKVNKFLYKNLFNKLNFHQNYDLLTSDGQETVYSYLLNNKEKLNE
- a CDS encoding tyrosine-protein phosphatase, whose amino-acid sequence is MVLVDIHSHILPGIDDGSPDLDSSLGLAEAAVADGITHALMTPHTLNGKYLNHKEDIIKETTAFQKALKENNIPLKVFPSQEVRLNGNLPQALDDDDILFCDEDGRYMLLEFPSEDVPTYAKDMTFKLLGRGITPIIVHPERNSGILAHPEKLQEFIEQGCLTQITASSYVGVFGKEIEKLADRFVEAGQVATFASDAHTLPKRESRMHDAYEKLEKTQGLDVANSFKQNARNIINSDNVNLNWRPLKKKKRFWLF
- a CDS encoding glycosyltransferase family 2 protein; its protein translation is MNKVSVIIPMYNSDESIRRLLNELSEQTYQNSEYIIVDDGSKDESYLIVKKYIEETHDNRFELYHQENKGVSSARNLGLQHASGEYLIFIDADDKIEKLFIEKYVNKIKSTKSDIAIFPINVISSLSSDKAESVINNCLVDENDITAKELLNKILAGYINTYLFGFIFKRSLWKNVLFDEGISYKEDYLSICTILFNNWNCKIVRDSNAYYWYCDNQSGLSGKYTEKRVMDGLTVSRKILNRIRLIQFPNYGLAVYSNLVSDLEAINFGINSNNKRIYIKYSKEYLKMLKYASFPNIKMKVKRILQGILLRAHVYKVVYKKMKSVKNENNI
- a CDS encoding sugar transferase, producing MMAQEVKKIKLDPSKVKGRWGYHVIKRGFDVLASGIALILLSPLFLVLIILIKKEDGGPAFYSQERIGKDEKPFKMWKFRSMIVNADKMVEQLEEQNEIDGAMFKIKDDPRVTKVGHVIRKYSLDELPQLWNVLKGDMSLVGPRPPLPMEVEDYTPYDKLRLIVIPGCTGLWQVTKRNDADFDEMVELDLEYINNSSLWFDFKILLKTVGVVIHPNSAY